From Tiliqua scincoides isolate rTilSci1 chromosome 2, rTilSci1.hap2, whole genome shotgun sequence, the proteins below share one genomic window:
- the XYLT2 gene encoding xylosyltransferase 2 isoform X2 — translation MKMVASVRVQKLVRRYKLAIATALAILLIQGLVVWSFSSLEEDEQGEGHQKKARLLENHEGSKDSDSSAGRRGSLSRKHGRWKSRPDSPGVLVAKVVRAVTVKHKPGRRLPVYSDSSSRRNLTELRGDAQLGMFQHGDTGSVEGAPQPTENNFTPKCEIAGKDALSALSRASSKQCQQEIANVVCLHLAGNLMPRSVPRQCKLSGKVSPVIQWDESRMLQASVSKPVRIAYMLVVHGRAIRQLKRLIKAVYHQQHFFYIHVDKRSTYLHREVVEMAQHYPNIRVTPWRMVTIWGGASLLKMYLQSMKDLLEVKDWAWDYFINLSATDYPTRTNEELVMFLSRYRDKNFLKSHGRDNARFIKKQGLDRLFHECDSHMWRLGERQIPEGIVVDGGSDWFALSRSFVEYVIYTSDRLVSQLRQFYTYTLLPAESFFHTVLENSHACETLVDNNLRVTNWNRKLGCKCQYKHIVDWCGCSPNDFKPQDFLRLQQLSRPTFFARKFESTINQEVLEILDSHLYGNYPPNTPALKAYWESVYDRVDGLSGLSDVTLTVYTSFSRLGLQKVTSPQAQKDERLCRFESQGFPSSVQLYFYDDHFQGYLVMQEVQNSVTRQVESLEMWLMPRGTLKLAGHGRQNNRLQNLEVGTEWDPKERIFRNFGGLIGPFDEPVAMQKWSRGPNLTATVVWIDPTYVIATSYDITVDAEAEFTQYKPPLNRPLRPGVWTIRLLQFWEPLGESQFLVVPQTFNRKQPLRKDDGKWLHAGPPRNEYMEQNFQGLAGILSLPRLDETKIGTHQHTQLVGQALENWTDSTVSNFWSVAGLCVASPSSCSTLELCSKTSWSSLSPDPKSELGTIKPDGRLR, via the exons ATGAAGATGGTGGCGAGCGTGCGGGTGCAGAAGCTGGTGCGCCGGTACAAGCTGGCGATCGCCACTGCGCTGGCCATCCTGCTCATCCAGGGCCTGGTGGTGTGGAGCTTCAGCAGCCTGGAGGAGGACGAGCAGGGAGAG GGACATCAGAAGAAGGCCCGGCTACTTGAAAACCATGAAGGATCCAAGGATTCGGACAGCTCGGCAGGTCGACGAGGCAGCTTAAGCCGGAAGCACGGGCGATGGAAAAGTCGCCCGGACAGTCCTGGTGTTCTGGTGGCCAAGGTGGTGAGAGCAGTCACGGTCAAGCACAAGCCTGGGCGCAGATTGCCCGTGTACTCGGATTCCTCAAGCAGAAGGAATCTGACAGAGCTCAGAGGGGATGCCCAGCTGGGAATGTTCCAACATGGGGACACAGGCAGTGTGGAAGGTGCACCGCAGCCTACAGAGAACAACTTCACTCCCAAGTGTGAAATTGCAGGCAAGGATGCCCTGTCTGCATTATCCAGGGCCAGCAGCAAGCAGTGTCAGCAGGAGATTGCCAATGTGGTGTGTCTGCACCTAGCCGGGAACCTGATGCCACGCTCTGTGCCACGGCAGTGCAAGCTCTCTG GGAAAGTCAGCCCTGTGATCCAGTGGGATGAGAGCAGGATGCTCCAGGCCTCTGTGAGCAAGCCGGTGCGCATTGCCTACATGCTGGTGGTTCACGGGCGAGCCATTCGCCAGCTGAAGCGTCTTATCAAGGCAGTCTATCACCAGCAGCATTTCTTCTACATCCATGTTGACAAG CGTTCTACTTACCTGCATCGTGAAGTGGTGGAGATGGCCCAGCACTATCCTAACATCCGGGTCACGCCTTGGCGCATGGTCACTATCTGGGGTGGGGCAAGCTTGCTGAAGATGTACCTACAGAGCATGAAGGACCTACTGGAGGTGAAAGACTGGGCCTGGGACTATTTCATCAACCTCAGTGCCACAGACTATCCTACCAG GACCAATGAGGAACTGGTGATGTTCCTGTCCAGATACCGAGACAAGAACTTCCTGAAGTCTCATGGCCGAGACAATGCCAG GTTCATCAAGAAGCAGGGCTTAGACAGGCTTTTCCACGAATGCGACTCTCATATGTGGCGGCTGGGTGAACGGCAGATCCCAGAAGGTATCGTGGTGGATGGTGGCTCTGATTGGTTCGCCCTGAGTCGTAGCTTTGTGGAATACGTGATCTACACCAGTGACCGACTGGTTTCCCAGCTGCGGCAGTTTTACACAtacacacttctcccagcagag TCCTTCTTCCACACTGTCCTAGAGAATAGCCACGCCTGCGAAACCCTTGTAGACAACAACCTCCGGGTAACCAACTGGAACCGCAAGCTGGGTTGCAAATGCCAGTATAAGCATATTGTGGACTGGTGCGGCTGCTCGCCAAATGACTTCAAGCCACAGGACTTCTTGCGACTACAG CAACTTTCCAGACCTACATTCTTTGCCAGGAAGTTTGAATCCACAATCAATCAGGAAGTGCTGGAGATCTTGGACTCTCATCTCTATGGTAACTACCCACCTAACACGCCAGCCCTCAAGGCCTATTGGGAGAGTGTCTATGACCGTGTGGATGGGCTGAGTGGGCTCAGCGACGTCACCCTGACTGTGTACACATCCTTCTCCAGGCTGGGGCTGCAGAAAGTGACATCTCCACAGGCACAGAAAGATGAGAGGCTTTGCAG ATTTGAGTCACAGGGCTTTCCATCCAGTGTGCAGCTGTATTTCTATGATGACCATTTCCAAGGTTACTTGGTGATGCAGGAGGTACAAAACTCTGTAACTCGACAGGTGGAATCCCTGGAAATGTGGCTGATGCCCCGAGGGACTCTCAAACTAGCAGGTCACGGCAGACAAAATAACCGTTTGCAGAACCTTGAG GTAGGTACTGAGTGGGACCCCAAGGAGAGAATCTTCCGCAACTTTGGTGGCCTCATTGGGCCTTTTGACGAGCCCGTGGCCATGCAGAAGTGGTCACGGGGACCCAACCTCACAGCCACTGTCGTCTGGATTGACCCCACGTACGTAATTGCCACGTCCTATGACATCACAGTGGATGCGGAGGCAGAATTCACACAATACAAGCCCCCTCTCAACCGGCCTCTTCGTCCCGGCGTGTGGACCATCCGCCTCCTCCAGTTCTGGGAGCCCTTGGGAGAGAGCCAGTTCCTGGTGGTGCCACAGACCTTCAACCGCAAGCAGCCTCTCCGGAAAG ATGACGGCAAGTGGCTGCATGCTGGACCCCCCCGCAATGAGTACATGGAGCAAAATTTCCAGGGTCTGGCTGGGATCTTGAGCCTCCCACGTCTGGATGAAACTAAAATAGGCACCCATCAGCACACACAACTAGTGGGCCAGGCTCTGGAGAACTGGACAGACAGCACTGTCAGCAACTTCTGGTCGGTGGCTGGTCTCTGTGTGGCAAGCCCCTCCAGCTGCTCCACCCTGGAGCTCTGTAGCAAAACCTCCTGGAGTTCACTGTCCCCAGACCCCAAATCAGAACTGGGGACCATCAAGCCTGATGGACGACTGAGGTAG
- the XYLT2 gene encoding xylosyltransferase 2 isoform X1 yields the protein MKMVASVRVQKLVRRYKLAIATALAILLIQGLVVWSFSSLEEDEQGEKGHQKKARLLENHEGSKDSDSSAGRRGSLSRKHGRWKSRPDSPGVLVAKVVRAVTVKHKPGRRLPVYSDSSSRRNLTELRGDAQLGMFQHGDTGSVEGAPQPTENNFTPKCEIAGKDALSALSRASSKQCQQEIANVVCLHLAGNLMPRSVPRQCKLSGKVSPVIQWDESRMLQASVSKPVRIAYMLVVHGRAIRQLKRLIKAVYHQQHFFYIHVDKRSTYLHREVVEMAQHYPNIRVTPWRMVTIWGGASLLKMYLQSMKDLLEVKDWAWDYFINLSATDYPTRTNEELVMFLSRYRDKNFLKSHGRDNARFIKKQGLDRLFHECDSHMWRLGERQIPEGIVVDGGSDWFALSRSFVEYVIYTSDRLVSQLRQFYTYTLLPAESFFHTVLENSHACETLVDNNLRVTNWNRKLGCKCQYKHIVDWCGCSPNDFKPQDFLRLQQLSRPTFFARKFESTINQEVLEILDSHLYGNYPPNTPALKAYWESVYDRVDGLSGLSDVTLTVYTSFSRLGLQKVTSPQAQKDERLCRFESQGFPSSVQLYFYDDHFQGYLVMQEVQNSVTRQVESLEMWLMPRGTLKLAGHGRQNNRLQNLEVGTEWDPKERIFRNFGGLIGPFDEPVAMQKWSRGPNLTATVVWIDPTYVIATSYDITVDAEAEFTQYKPPLNRPLRPGVWTIRLLQFWEPLGESQFLVVPQTFNRKQPLRKDDGKWLHAGPPRNEYMEQNFQGLAGILSLPRLDETKIGTHQHTQLVGQALENWTDSTVSNFWSVAGLCVASPSSCSTLELCSKTSWSSLSPDPKSELGTIKPDGRLR from the exons ATGAAGATGGTGGCGAGCGTGCGGGTGCAGAAGCTGGTGCGCCGGTACAAGCTGGCGATCGCCACTGCGCTGGCCATCCTGCTCATCCAGGGCCTGGTGGTGTGGAGCTTCAGCAGCCTGGAGGAGGACGAGCAGGGAGAG AAGGGACATCAGAAGAAGGCCCGGCTACTTGAAAACCATGAAGGATCCAAGGATTCGGACAGCTCGGCAGGTCGACGAGGCAGCTTAAGCCGGAAGCACGGGCGATGGAAAAGTCGCCCGGACAGTCCTGGTGTTCTGGTGGCCAAGGTGGTGAGAGCAGTCACGGTCAAGCACAAGCCTGGGCGCAGATTGCCCGTGTACTCGGATTCCTCAAGCAGAAGGAATCTGACAGAGCTCAGAGGGGATGCCCAGCTGGGAATGTTCCAACATGGGGACACAGGCAGTGTGGAAGGTGCACCGCAGCCTACAGAGAACAACTTCACTCCCAAGTGTGAAATTGCAGGCAAGGATGCCCTGTCTGCATTATCCAGGGCCAGCAGCAAGCAGTGTCAGCAGGAGATTGCCAATGTGGTGTGTCTGCACCTAGCCGGGAACCTGATGCCACGCTCTGTGCCACGGCAGTGCAAGCTCTCTG GGAAAGTCAGCCCTGTGATCCAGTGGGATGAGAGCAGGATGCTCCAGGCCTCTGTGAGCAAGCCGGTGCGCATTGCCTACATGCTGGTGGTTCACGGGCGAGCCATTCGCCAGCTGAAGCGTCTTATCAAGGCAGTCTATCACCAGCAGCATTTCTTCTACATCCATGTTGACAAG CGTTCTACTTACCTGCATCGTGAAGTGGTGGAGATGGCCCAGCACTATCCTAACATCCGGGTCACGCCTTGGCGCATGGTCACTATCTGGGGTGGGGCAAGCTTGCTGAAGATGTACCTACAGAGCATGAAGGACCTACTGGAGGTGAAAGACTGGGCCTGGGACTATTTCATCAACCTCAGTGCCACAGACTATCCTACCAG GACCAATGAGGAACTGGTGATGTTCCTGTCCAGATACCGAGACAAGAACTTCCTGAAGTCTCATGGCCGAGACAATGCCAG GTTCATCAAGAAGCAGGGCTTAGACAGGCTTTTCCACGAATGCGACTCTCATATGTGGCGGCTGGGTGAACGGCAGATCCCAGAAGGTATCGTGGTGGATGGTGGCTCTGATTGGTTCGCCCTGAGTCGTAGCTTTGTGGAATACGTGATCTACACCAGTGACCGACTGGTTTCCCAGCTGCGGCAGTTTTACACAtacacacttctcccagcagag TCCTTCTTCCACACTGTCCTAGAGAATAGCCACGCCTGCGAAACCCTTGTAGACAACAACCTCCGGGTAACCAACTGGAACCGCAAGCTGGGTTGCAAATGCCAGTATAAGCATATTGTGGACTGGTGCGGCTGCTCGCCAAATGACTTCAAGCCACAGGACTTCTTGCGACTACAG CAACTTTCCAGACCTACATTCTTTGCCAGGAAGTTTGAATCCACAATCAATCAGGAAGTGCTGGAGATCTTGGACTCTCATCTCTATGGTAACTACCCACCTAACACGCCAGCCCTCAAGGCCTATTGGGAGAGTGTCTATGACCGTGTGGATGGGCTGAGTGGGCTCAGCGACGTCACCCTGACTGTGTACACATCCTTCTCCAGGCTGGGGCTGCAGAAAGTGACATCTCCACAGGCACAGAAAGATGAGAGGCTTTGCAG ATTTGAGTCACAGGGCTTTCCATCCAGTGTGCAGCTGTATTTCTATGATGACCATTTCCAAGGTTACTTGGTGATGCAGGAGGTACAAAACTCTGTAACTCGACAGGTGGAATCCCTGGAAATGTGGCTGATGCCCCGAGGGACTCTCAAACTAGCAGGTCACGGCAGACAAAATAACCGTTTGCAGAACCTTGAG GTAGGTACTGAGTGGGACCCCAAGGAGAGAATCTTCCGCAACTTTGGTGGCCTCATTGGGCCTTTTGACGAGCCCGTGGCCATGCAGAAGTGGTCACGGGGACCCAACCTCACAGCCACTGTCGTCTGGATTGACCCCACGTACGTAATTGCCACGTCCTATGACATCACAGTGGATGCGGAGGCAGAATTCACACAATACAAGCCCCCTCTCAACCGGCCTCTTCGTCCCGGCGTGTGGACCATCCGCCTCCTCCAGTTCTGGGAGCCCTTGGGAGAGAGCCAGTTCCTGGTGGTGCCACAGACCTTCAACCGCAAGCAGCCTCTCCGGAAAG ATGACGGCAAGTGGCTGCATGCTGGACCCCCCCGCAATGAGTACATGGAGCAAAATTTCCAGGGTCTGGCTGGGATCTTGAGCCTCCCACGTCTGGATGAAACTAAAATAGGCACCCATCAGCACACACAACTAGTGGGCCAGGCTCTGGAGAACTGGACAGACAGCACTGTCAGCAACTTCTGGTCGGTGGCTGGTCTCTGTGTGGCAAGCCCCTCCAGCTGCTCCACCCTGGAGCTCTGTAGCAAAACCTCCTGGAGTTCACTGTCCCCAGACCCCAAATCAGAACTGGGGACCATCAAGCCTGATGGACGACTGAGGTAG